Proteins encoded together in one Miscanthus floridulus cultivar M001 chromosome 16, ASM1932011v1, whole genome shotgun sequence window:
- the LOC136513669 gene encoding tropinone reductase-like 3: protein MDVKCRRLEGKVAVVTASTQGIGLAIAERLGLEGAAIVISSRKQKNVDEAVEGLRAKGITVVGTLCHVSDAQQRKNLIETAVKNFGHIDILVSNAAANPTVNGILEMKEAVLDKLWDINVKASILLLQDAAPHLRKGSSVILISSIAGYNPEQGLTMYGVTKTALFGLTKALAGEMGPDTRVNCIAPGFVPTRFASFFIDNETIRKKLNERTMLKRLGSVEDMAAAAAFLASDDASFITAETIVVAGGVPSRL, encoded by the exons ATGGATGTCAAATGCCGGCGTCTGGAGGGGAAGGTGGCCGTCGTGACGGCGTCCACGCAGGGGATCGGCCTCGCCATCGCTGAGCGCCTCGGTCTGGAGGGCGCCGCCATCGTCATCTCCTCCCGCAAGCAG AAGAACGTGGACGAGGCGGTGGAGGGGCTCCGGGCCAAGGGAATCACCGTGGTGGGCACCCTCTGCCACGTGTCCGACGCACAGCAGCGCAAGAACCTCATCGAGACGGCCGTCAAG AACTTTGGCCACATTGATATTCTTGTCTCCAACGCTGCTGCAAATCCTACTGTAAATGGCATACTTGAAATGAAAGAGGCTGTTCTCGATAAGCTGTGGGACATTAACGTCAAGGCTTCTATCCTTCTTCTTCAG GATGCCGCTCCCCACCTACGGAAGGGGTCATCTGTGATTCTTATTTCTTCAATTGCTGGTTACAATCCAGAACAAGGATTGACAATGTATGGTGTTACAAAGACGGCTCTCTTTGGTCTCACAAAG GCTCTTGCTGGTGAGATGGGACCCGATACTCGTGTTAACTGTATAGCCCCTGGTTTTGTTCCTACACGGTTTGCTAGTTTCTTCATAGATAATGAGACCATT AGGAAAAAGCTTAATGAGAGGACTATGCTTAAGAGATTGGGTTCTGTGGAAGATATGGCGGCGGCTGCTGCATTCCTGGCATCTGACGATGCATCATTCATTACAGCTGAAACCATTGTTGTTGCTGGAGGGGTGCCGTCTAGATTGTAA